From Portunus trituberculatus isolate SZX2019 chromosome 37, ASM1759143v1, whole genome shotgun sequence, one genomic window encodes:
- the LOC123514012 gene encoding PXMP2/4 family protein 4-like: MPATLSVFASLVKSLRQVADRYPVTRGMVTYSILWPSGNLLQQGLDGSREEWDFKEAARYGLYGSLVTAPLLHYWLQLLNRFLPGASLYHAFAKGYVDQLVFAPFNISQFFLGMSLVEGRPLDEALDEWDQKFLSTWMISLSVWPLIQSINFSLVPAKNRVMAISCGSFLWMVFLSYMQHTKADDLPQGLSTRRVHYDYHDGPREVFGYRPSTWNCSGLDVVMAMASQQGTRPMLSYMATDEESGSLVGNSGDLVRQTNLC; this comes from the exons ATGCCGGCCACTCTCTCCGTGTTCGCCTCCCTCGTCAAGAGCCTCCGCCAGGTGGCTGACAG gtaCCCCGTGACTCGAGGGATGGTCACCTACTCAATATTGTGGCCGTCAGGGAACCTCTTGCAGCAGGGGCTTGACGGGTCACGGGAGGAGTGGGACTTTAAGGAGGCCGCGCGTTATGGCCTCTACGGCAGCCTGGTGACGGCGCCTCTGCTTCACTACTGGCTGCAGCTGCTGAACCGCTTCCTGCCCGGTGCCTCCCTCTACCACGCCTTCgctaag GGCTACGTGGACCAGCTGGTGTTCGCGCCCTTCAATATCTCGCAGTTCTTCCTGGGGATGTCGCTGGTGGAGGGCCGTCCACTGGATGAAGCGCTTGATGAGTGGGATCAAAAATTCCTTTCCACGTGGATG ATCAGTCTGTCGGTGTGGCCGCTGATCCAGAGCATCAACTTCAGTCTGGTGCCAGCCAAGAACAGGGTGATGGCCATCTCGTGCGGCTCTTTCCTGTGGATGGTGTTCCTCTCCTACATGCAGCACACCAAGGCCGATGACTTACCGCAAGGACTCTCAACACGCCGGGTGCACTACGACTATCATGACGGTCCCAGGGAGGTGTTTGGTTACAGACCGTCTACGTGGAA ttgttcgGGGCTGGACGTGGTCATGGCCATGGCGTCCCAGCAAGGGACCAGACCAATGCTTTCATACATGGCGACTGACGAAGAGTCGGGATCTCTGGTCGGTAACAGTGGTGACCTTGTGCGCCAAACAAACCTTTGTTGA